Proteins co-encoded in one Rhopalosiphum maidis isolate BTI-1 chromosome 2, ASM367621v3, whole genome shotgun sequence genomic window:
- the LOC113554214 gene encoding uncharacterized protein LOC113554214, whose amino-acid sequence MASQIEEFLAKKKEQTTLLDLHNCTANSKEELRKLVEKVPEFKIKPEKKLADIKIKEKKFKFKLLKKESKKPFPFAEPTPSEMKGVSLDELYSVNIPWKMLTSLRPKSKIDEEYFSRQVELGTATLKTRNAEKKTPRDSFLRKKKNASGGVESKFLSCKECGIEFCTGESCKIFDYDSFKRTAVSTLQTTTEQTQEPVSQEKKLSKKKNASKGPKIKSRGPVINIKNTLTKKNNEKIIIGVNTRKNNSISVQEKSIIDNKLNQNGKTTLKDKIYSSKDDMKKKAVTKENAIKKK is encoded by the exons ATGGCTTCACAGATTGAGGAATTTCTCGCAAAAAAGAAAGAACAAACTACATTATTAGATTTACATAACTGTACTGCAAATTCAAAGGAAGAATTAAGAAAACTCGTTGAAAAAGTGCCTGAATTCAAGATAAAACCAGAAAAA aaactggctgatattaaaataaaagaaaaaaaattcaaatttaaactacTTAAGAAAGAAAGTAAAAAACCATTCCCATTTGCCGAGCCAACGCCGTCAGAAATGAAAGGAGTTTCATTGGATGAGTTGTACTCGGTGAATATCCCATGGAAAATGCTTACTTCTCTTCGcccaaaatcaaaaattgatgaagaatatttttcgag ACAAGTTGAATTGGGTACAGCAACGCTCAAGACCAGGAATGCGGAGAAGAAGACGCCACGTGATAGTTTTCTgcgaaaaaagaaaaatgcgTCTGGAGGAGTAGAGTCGAAGTTTTTATCGTGCAAAGAGTGTGGGATCGAATTTTGTACAGGCGAAAGTTGCAAAATATTCGACTATGATTCGTTCAAACGGACCGCGGTGTCTACTTTACAAACAACCACTGAACAAACGCAAGAACCGGTTTCCCAAGAAAAAAAGTTgtcgaaaaagaaaaatgccAGTAAAGGACCAAAGATAAAGTCACGTGGTCCagtaattaacataaaaaatacccTGACGAAGAAAAACaacgaaaaaattataattggtgTGAATACCAGGAAAAACAATTCTATCAGTGTTCAGGAGAAATCAATCATAGATAATAAGTTAAACCAAAACGGCAAGACAACTTTaaaggataaaatatattcatcgaAAGacgatatgaaaaaaaaagctgTTACAAAGGAAaatgcgataaaaaaaaaataa
- the LOC113554276 gene encoding transmembrane protein 170A has product MMPLNDFKNPELVPISNVIGLASQRPLSTFPEMWYQTFLWALFSSAIVHTVAAIIAFATLHKHNFGKFFPLFILLVGIFAPLSSGIVSSATIAFVYRASSIQMQPLYAMFWGVGQTLLSAAVGFTRILATL; this is encoded by the exons atgatgCCACTCAACGATTTCAAGAATCCTGAACTTGTCCCGATCTCCAACGTCATTGGTTTGGCATCTCAACGGCCCCTTAGTACATTTcctg aaatgtggtaccaaacatttttatgggCATTATTCTCATCTGCTATTGTCCATACTGTAGCTGCAATAATTGCTTTTGCTACACtccataaacataattttggaaa GTTTTTtcctttgtttattttattggttggAATATTTGCTCCACTTAGTTCGGGCATAGTTAGTAGTGCTACCATAGCGTTTGTCTATCGAGCATCTAGTATTCAAATGCAACCATTGTATGCAATGTTTTGGGGAGTTGGACAGACATTACTCTCAGCAGCTGTAGGTTTTACAAGAATATTAGCTACGTTATAg
- the LOC113554706 gene encoding uncharacterized protein LOC113554706: protein MPCREVGPTIVQHFCDYDDDGSSGKTMDSDSDGSGHDETTAVVRTCGRGKWLKTLRTVIGRMEGDGGRRPRQVKTILRPPTTYVFVIGMSGLPSKVAVYPRRT, encoded by the coding sequence ATGCCGTGCCGCGAAGTTGGGCCAACTATCGTGCAACACTTTTGcgactacgacgacgacggttcGTCCGGCAAAACGATGGACTCCGACTCGGACGGTTCCGGACACGACGAAACGACTGCTGTTGTCCGCACCTGCGGCAGAGGCAAATGGCTGAAGACGCTGCGGACGGTTATCGGCAGAATGGAAGGCGACGGTGGACGCCGACCTCGACAGGTCAAAACCATACTCAGACCGCCGACCACGTACGTGTTTGTGATAGGCATGTCCGGACTGCCGTCTAAGGTCGCTGTTTATCCGAGACGGACATGA
- the LOC113554137 gene encoding histone-lysine N-methyltransferase, H3 lysine-79 specific, with translation MMVVKSVSLIELKKQQWAKEKEEIVKLNSYWRNQNTPIVFNDQRDHVIYPGIRPSDIDRITVYKGLETQKNLSFPPISHDNQKQNNTYTNKIEKDLSIDTGVMDDFKPKSTHTILNRTYTISKENNTNEGVGTLERQKWDKQTNAGGLNPPIFNSNERKYLTNERNETPTWVEYPLEKPEIGKTQFQDTHKASDFGGSCDTLSSLDSNNVYNRTYLLGQNIPLTTEELAAREVKRQKAMELQEAIKQQLKERQLKKKEELEKKKQDDLVEERRIQRQQEIERKRLEDEMKRQREKELCEERKAKAMQEVLENAQKQAKEDKSKHMQKKRHNQDEIKEQISTEPVVVVSNCNEPKLEPKVCLEPKTQSNAPNIVEVKEIPKLPDVDVTLQTSPSPLNRQKLLTPSKFRSQTTSVAIQTEILKKPAKSSVGNVYQKSIDLGQRPKWGVNRPEVQYIKQSAKDPNYQLKLKQKSPWTRRINNANSTKSQSSNVNGRTGFTFPDNYSKKTFGYGRPNFAEMKNSNSVSDKTPSLSESISVSDVLYQLSSLRKVLETKRKHWKSVIADESPSSDSS, from the exons ATGATGGTAGTGAAGTCAGTGTCGTTGatcgaattaaaaaaacaacaatgggCAAAAGAGAAAG aagagattgtaaaattaaacagtTATTGGAGAAATCAAAACACACCTATTGTTTTCAATGATcaaag GGATCATGTTATTTATCCAGGAATACGTCCAAGTGACATTGATCGTATAACCGTTTACAAAGGTTTAGAAacccaaaaaaatttaagttttccaCCAATTTCTCACgataatcaaaaacaaaac aatACCTAcactaataaaattgaaaaagatCTTAGTATTGATACTGGAGTGATGGATGATTTTAAACCAAAAAGTACTCATACTAT attaaatcGGACATACACAATATCAAaagaaaacaatacaaatgaAGGAGTAGGTACTCTAGAAAGACAAAAGTGGGATAAGCAAACTAATGCTGGTGGGTTAAATCCACCAATCTTTAATTCAAATGagagaaaatatttaaccaaTGAAAGAAATGAAACACCAACATGGGTAGAATATCCATTAGAAAAACC CGAGATTGGAAAAACACAGTTCCAAGATACTCATAAAGCTTCAGATTTTGGAGGTAGCTGTGACACTTTAAGTTCGTTAGATTCGAACAACGTTTATAACAG GACTTACTTGTTAGGACAAAATATTCCATTGACCACTGAAGAATTGGCTGCTAGAGAAGTAAAAAGGCAAAAAGCAATGGAACTTCAAGAAGCTATAAAACAACAG TTAAAAGaaagacaattaaaaaaaaaagaagaacttgaaaagaaaaaacaggACGATTTGGTAGAAGAACGACGTATACAAAGGCAACAAGAAATTGAAAGAAAACGGCTAGAAGACGAGATGAAGCGACAACGGGAAAAAGAA TTGTGTGAAGAACGAAAAGCAAAAGCAATGCAAGAAGTTTTAGAGAATGCTCAAAAACAAGCAAAAGAGGACAAATCCAAACACatgcaaaaaaaaagacaTAATCAGGACGAAATCAAAGAACAAATTTCCACAGAACCTGTAGTAGTAGTTAGTAACTGCAATGAACCTAAATTAGAACCAAAAGTTTGTTTAGAACCTAAGACACAATCAAACGCCCCGAATATAGTAGAAGTAAAAGAGATCCCGAAGTTGCCGGATGTCGACGTGACACTTCAAACTTCACCATCCCCGCTAAACCGCCAAAAATTGTTAACGCCGAGCAAATTTCGGAGTCAGACTACTAGTGTTGCCATACAAAcggaaattttaaa GAAACCAGCAAAATCTTCAGTTGGAAATGTATACCAAAAATCTATAGATTTGGGCCAAAGGCCTAAGTGGGGAGTAAATAGACCAGAAGTACagtatattaaacaaagtgcCAAAGATCCGAATTACCAgttgaaattgaaacaaaagtCTCCATGGACTAGACGGATAAATAATGCAAATTCAACAAAAAGTCAATCATCAAACGTAAACGGACGAACTgg atttacaTTTCCggataattattcaaaaaagacGTTTGGATACGGCCGACCAAATTTTGCAG AAATGAAAAACAGTAATAGTGTTTCAGATAAAACTCCTTCATTGTCTGAAAGCATATCGGTTAGTGATGTGTTATACCAATTATCGTCACTACGAAAA GTACTGGAAACCAAACGAAAACATTGGAAAAGTGTTATTGCTGATGAATCACCGTCATCAGATTCTTcgtga
- the LOC113553391 gene encoding craniofacial development protein 1: protein MDPQDYSDSSDENDSDYKPPGEDENLSEVDSDDPIEDDEDSVNTSVKKSKRTNKKSTTKTRKKSLKKSKKIVIDDETVEKTKEEVNTLLNSSEDDKKRLDALWEEFQRPIQKKSSNTPMTSENKSKSKESIKVLDKLETTKKRNFEELFDCPDSSKKVKNNDDNTTAPKSSDTKSMVTPIATKSSGGLANILSQIGKKSKLSVLEKSKQDWDGYKKKEGIVEELVTYNKGKDGYLEKQDFLERTDLRQFELEKSMRAANRSHRN from the exons ATGGATCCACAAGACTATTCTGACAGCAGTGATGAAAATGATTCAGATTATAAACCACCAg GTGAAGATGAAAATTTATCAGAAGTTGATTCAGATGATCCAATCGAAGATGATGAGGATAGTGTCAATACAtctgttaaaaaatcaaagagAACTAATAAGAAATCAACAACTAagacaagaaaaaaatcactaaagaaatctaaaaaaat aGTTATTGATGACGAAACTgttgaaaaaacaaaagaagAAGTAAATACTCTTCTTAATTCCTCTGAAGATGATAAAAAACGTTTAGATGCTTTGTGGGaag aatttcaaCGACCTATTCAGAAAAAATCTTCCAATACACCTATGACAAgcgaaaataaatctaaatcaaAGGAATCCATAAAAGTTTTAGATAAACTAGAAACAACCAAAAAAAGGAACTTTGAAGAGTTATTTGACTGTCCTGACTCatctaaaaa agtGAAGAATAATGATGACAATACTACAGCACCAAAGTCTTCAGATACTAAAAGTATGGTAACCCCTATTGCTACAAAATCATCAGGTGGCTTAGCAAATATATTGAGTCAAATAgggaaaaaaagtaaattgtcAGTTTTAGAAAAATCTAAACAAGATTGGGatggttacaaaaaaaaagaaggaaTTGTTGAAGAATTAGTCACATACAACAAAGGAAAAGATGG gTACTTAGAAAAACAAGACTTTTTAGAACGGACAGATTTACGACAATTTGAATTAGAAAAATCGATGAGAGCTGCAAATAGATCACACAGAAATTAG